In Agelaius phoeniceus isolate bAgePho1 chromosome 33, bAgePho1.hap1, whole genome shotgun sequence, the DNA window ctggtacagcttctccaggggctccttctccttccctgggctgagaccaggctctcagggctctgcccagggccccagctgtcagggaaccaggacaagcaaaaccagctcagatggcagccaccagtgctgggcagagcagctcagctccagcacaagggctgtgtgTTCCCATCTGATGAGCCTGGGCAGTGACACGGGCAGGACAAAaaagtctgggttcctttgctacTCATTGCCCAGGCATGTGTGGGGCTGTAACTTACCAGTGCCCTgcatcaaagtgtgcctgtggctctctcccttcttctaggGCAGATGAATATCCTGCATCCAAGGAtgacagagcagctcttccaATGAGGGCCTTTCCAAGTCCAGCATGGATAAACACCGCCTGATCAGATCTTGGCACTCTGGGCACAGAAACCAGAAACCGCCGGGCAGTTGGAGAAGGCTCCTGTtggctttgccccactattcccGTTCCCAGGCCATGCTGGATGTGCTCAGAGATTGGCCTAAACTTCctcatcaattccctgttttggaggagagcaggacatgtgtcacctcctcagcagctgccagaacACGATGcccacgagcccgctgctgtctcccagcactgggattccccccgtggcCAGAGATGAgaatccaccttgagagagcccttgtggcagcgagAGCTGATGGTCCCAGCTGATGTTCTGGCCCCTgctgaaagggtgctccccgcagaccatctgctgcagcaggatgcccagggaccagatggtaGCTGGCTTGCCATAgtaccagccaaagtggctccattccggggggctgtatgaccatgttcctatggaatacagatggagttcagcagggggatgctgctgctcccagagcctggccccagcatccctgggcgtGCGGGGGCTGCCCCAGTGGCACAcggggtgaccactgccctctcaccagcacctgggacttgtgttGACTTAGGGTTGGAAGAGAAGCCACTGGTGTTGGAAGAGGGCTGtggaaaccctggcaaggccCAACCTTAACAAGGAAGAACCCACTCAGTGCTGGTGAAAAACCATGCTGTTATGAATTCGAACGAGGCCAGATTTTGAGAAGGAAATAGGCTCTCGTTTATCAAAACAAACTACAGAGGACAGGGAGTTTGAGATAAGCCCAAATTCCCACGCAACAACCCAAAGATAACAACATATCCCAAACACGCTGGATTCCCCCCCATATAGTACATCCTTCAGGAGGAGAAGAAccccaacccaaccaaaccctCATTTTATAACCCCTCTCGGGTCAGGGATTGGTGGGGTTTGGATCCGCACGTTGATTGGTCATTTTCCGGTGTTCTCATTGATCCTTATCGATATTCATTCTGGACCAATCATTTTCTCAGGGCATCGAATGATTGATCAAGTCCCCTGTCCAATCACCTCCTGCCCCCCTTTGACTATCACCCCCACACCAAACCGTggacctcccctccccaggacccacaacaaacacccaacaactcaccccaaaacaacaattcCCAACCCAGCCCAAATTCAACACAAATTGAACACCATTTATAACAATGCCCTCATCCTCCCTGCCTTCATTGCCCCAAAAACATTATGAACCCAAAGCAAACCAGGTGAGTGGAGCAGTCCAAGCCCTTTCTcacctgcacaccaaactggctggggctCATGTTCTACCCCCCgtctctgctacccccacccacgggTGTTTTTGttgggctgccccagccccaggcccagTCCTGGCCAGAGTGGCTGGAaaaagctgccagcagggctggaagatggctccccacccagccctgctcaaaagcaactcagctgaaatCTCAGTGCCATGAAGGGCAGCAAAAGAGAGAATCCCTGCTGCCACACCCAGCTTGGGCTTTGAGATCTTGGGCCATGAGATGCCGGGACCAGGAGCACACCCCTgcgtgggctcacctgcaaagtggatgtaggctgtctcttgcaggtaagtgccacagccaaagtcaatcAATTTGGCCTGCCCGGTGTGCAGGTCAAGCAGGATGTTCTCTGGtttgatgtccctgtgcaggaccccgcagctggtgcagtgccgcacggcctccagcacctggcggaacagctcctgcgccacctcctcgggcaggaacccCCGTGCCCCAATGAAATGCTGCTGGTCCTGACACCGGTCTGGGTGCTCCAGCACCATCAAGATGTCGTTGGGGCGCTCaagccactccaggagctgggtgacaccagggaagccagtggacaccttggccagcagcacgatctccaggGGTGCGCTGGTGCcatcgggctgcgggaggagcacgatgccgtcagtggggccgatgccgtgccggggctcggggagccctcagccagaccgggatgctctgcgccctgcgctggcCCCACGCTCGCTCTCCCTCGGGGCGTCCTGGTGGCTTCCACCCTGCCGGGgctcggctcatccccgcccagcacggcccggctgctgccgctggccctgctcactcaccagctcgccccagtgccggacgtgcttccgtggcacccttttgatggccacctgcaagccaagggcagcagcgggctcagctcgccgcccgccctgcccagccccatcctccgcCCTCCTCTTCgtccgccccctcctcctgcggccgccgccggccccgccgctcaccggggcgccgtccgagagccgcgtggccgcgaagacgctgccgaagccgccgcgccccagcagcgagcccagcctgtcctgctccttcaggccctgctGCGCCTTCTCTAccggcgggacgcggctgtcagcgctcggcctggggccagcaagggcccccgagcgcccctcaagcgccccgggccggccatgcccaggcgttcgctccCGGGAACGGGACAGCGGCGGCtcagggccggcggccgcgctgctgagcggcggagctcgggccgggcaagccgcagcggaggcggcgggatcggccgcgccgcctgtgtcctctgcgggccccgggaggagccggggccggggccggggccgggctcggacTAGGCGGAGCCAAAGGGAGGTGATgccgccccagccccaggcactgatgcccgcccagcagcgccaccgccagcaCGGCCAGAGCCGGACGGAGGCGAGACCGCGGCGGGacgcccggggccgggcacggggcagccctgcttggggccgggggcgggccgggggcatggtcCGGCTGGGTATGGGGAgagagagactgggagaggaTGGGACACCGGGAAAGGGAGAGCGGGACAGGGTGCAGGACTGCGGGGGAGGCAAAACGAGAGGGAGTCGACAAAGTCGCTTCTTTTGCTGCTTtcgctgccgctgccgccgctaCATTCGCTGCTGCCACTGCAACTGAAGCCGTGTTCAGCCAAGACCCAAAGTCTGGACTCCTGCACAGGAATCCCCTCGGTCACTGCTGTGCATTGTCCctgctgagggtcaaacactaTTGGAAAGCGTTCCCTGAATGCGGAATTTGTACCTGACCCAAGCACTGCACTTACCTCTCCAGCACTGCTTTCCACtttcccaaaaaaataaaaacaaacggGAAGGCAAACTGGATGGAGCTCATGGTATTTGACAGTGTCTTAAACATGCCAAGTCATGGATCTTAGAGGTGAGATCCATTTGGAATTAATGGGATAGAGActtagtgcaacatggaaattgagagcataaaaataaatacagtaaaacatcttggtttgtttctttctgttttcatttcatttcttaaAAGCTCTTTCAGTTCTTCCAGAATCTTGTCCACAGTCCTGTTTGCTCTTTCCAAGAAGCTTTCCTGGAGAA includes these proteins:
- the LOC129131975 gene encoding serine/threonine-protein kinase pim-1-like — translated: MPPARPRPQAGLPRARPRASRRGLASVRLWPCWRWRCWAGISAWGWGGITSLWLRLVRARPRPRPRLLPGPAEDTGGAADPAASAAACPARAPPLSSAAAGPEPPLSRSRERTPGHGRPGALEGRSGALAGPRPSADSRVPPVEKAQQGLKEQDRLGSLLGRGGFGSVFAATRLSDGAPVAIKRVPRKHVRHWGELPDGTSAPLEIVLLAKVSTGFPGVTQLLEWLERPNDILMVLEHPDRCQDQQHFIGARGFLPEEVAQELFRQVLEAVRHCTSCGVLHRDIKPENILLDLHTGQAKLIDFGCGTYLQETAYIHFAGTWSYSPPEWSHFGWYYGKPATIWSLGILLQQMVCGEHPFSRGQNISWDHQLSLPQGLSQECQDLIRRCLSMLDLERPSLEELLCHPWMQDIHLP